The following is a genomic window from Streptomyces sp. NBC_01381.
CTGCGGAGTACGAGGAGCTTGCCGCCGCGCTGCGGGGGGCCGTAAAGCCGTTGCCGGTACGGGTGTTGTGACCCCGCACCGGCAACGTACGCACTGAGAGCGGGAGTTACTCCGTACGCAAGCCGTCCGGCCGCATCATCCGCCGCAGCGGCGGCAGGCTCAGCAGTGTCACGGCCACGACCATCCCCGCGCCCACGCCCGTCAGCGGGAGGAACGACCACCAGTCGGTGACCTCCTTGCTGATCATGCGGGTCATGACCACGCCGAGGCCGAGGCCGCCCGTCACCGCGAGGGCCAGACCCAGGACGACGGGGACCGCCGTCTGCCACAGGAGCGGCCACGCCATCGAGGAGCGGCGCGTGCCGAACGCGGTCAGGGCCGCCAACAGGCGCTTGCGCTCACGGAGTTGCTCGATCATCGACACCAGCATGGACGCGGCGATCAGCGCCATGGTGACGCTCGCACCGATCTGCAGGCCGCGTGCGATGGACGCGTACTGCTTGTCGCGGTCGACCGCCTTCATCGAGTCCACGCCGAGCAGCGGGCTGATGTGGGCCGCCGCGTTGCGCACATGCTCCTCGGCCTCCGGCTCGTCCGGGTCGAGCTTGACCCAGGAGGTCGTGGTCGCGTCGGACAGCTTCCCGATGTCGACGGCGGAGGGCGTGGCGAGCACCCCGTCGATCTTGCTGCCGGACGGGTTGGGCCTGGCCTTGACGGTGCGGGTGTCCTTGGGGAGCGTCCACAGGACCGGCTCGGCGCCCTTGTTGAAGTCGGGGTCCTCGCCGATGTTGATCGGCTTGCCCGGGCGTGCGGTCGTGTCCACCCAGCGGTTCATCTTGCGGTCCTTCGTGTGCGAGACGAAGGTGTCGCCGTCCTTGCAGGAGCCGATGTCCGCCAGCTCGCGCAGGGTCGCGCAGGTGCCGATGGTCAGCTGCGTGGTCGGCGTGATGTTGTTGACCTTGGCCTTGCCGGGGCGGGTGACATACGCCTGAACGGTGCCGATGACCTTGGTGACGCCCTCGGTCCCGGTGAAGTCGTCGATCATCCGCTGGGCGAGCGGGCCGTTGCCGCTGACGCTGTGGACGGTGAGCTGGGCGCGTGAGGTGTCCTGGCCGGTCGTCTGGTTGAAGTCGTCGTGCATGGACGCGAACATCATCTGCAGCGCCACCGCGCCCGCCACCGCGACGGTGATCCCGCTGACTGCCCGCGCGGCCGTGCCGCTGGTCAACTGGAGCCTGCGGATGGCCAGTTGCCACGGCACGGGCCCGCCGCGCAGCCGTCCCACGACGGCCTCGACCAGCCAGGGCAGGAGCGCGCTGAGGCCGATCAGGGTGAGGGCGGAGCCCGCCGCGATGGCGGGCACGTTCACGGTCGATCCGATGGAGCGGTCGACGCGGCCCGACGAGAGCAGGATGCCGATGCCGGCGAGCGGAAGGAGCACCCGCCACCACAGGCGGCGCTCGCGCCGCTTGCCGCCCCGGACGACGCCGAGCGGCTCGATGGCGACGGAGCGCAGCGAGATCAGCGTCACCAGGACCGCGCAGACCGGCACGGCCACCGCGACCAGGGCGACGAGGCCGGGCTCGGGCGCCATGTCGGACGGGAAGGCGCTGACGTTCGTCAGGTCGACCACGCCCACCAGTTGGCGAAGGAGCAGGAAGAAGACCGCGCCCACGGCGAGCCCGAGCAGTGCCCCGAACAGCGCCTCGCCCGCCGCGATCCTGCGTACGGTGCGGGCGCCGGCGCCGACCAGGCGCAGCGCCGCGAGCCGCCGGTCCCTGCGGTCGCCGCCGAACCGCACGGCCGTACCGATGAAGATCGCCACCGGGGTGAGCAGGACGACGCAGATCAGTACGACGAGCGCCATCAGGAACGGGTCGAGGGGCATGGAGTTGTCCTGCCCGAAGCGGGCCAGGCGGTGGGCGCCGTCCGACCCCGTGAGCTTGTCGGCGCCCGCGTAGTAGTACAGCTCGAGCGGGGAGACGAGTCCCGCGTCGCCGATGGTGCCGACCACGCGGAAGTCGCTGAAGCGCTCCTTGAGCAGCCTGTTCGCCGGGTCGTCCAGGAGATCGCGCAGCGCGGGCGAGACGACCATCTCGCCGGGCGCCGGCATCGTGTCGAGGCCCGGCGGCAGGACCGGGCGGTCGCCGTCGGCCTGCAGGAACATGCCGGACGCCGTCCGCCCGTGGAACTGGGTGCCGGTGTCGCGCACAAGGACCGTCGAATCGCCCGCCTTGGGCGGCTTCATGTCCATCGAGGCGTACGGAGTGCGCGCGTACGAACGGTCGTCGCGGTTCTGCAGCAGGTTCGGCACCGACGCGGCGCCGAGCAGCAGCGCGACGCCGAGGCCGACGCCGACGGCGGTCAGGATCGTGCGGGTCCAGCCCTCACGGCCGCCGCCGACGGCGAAGCGTATGCCCATCGACAGATCGCGGAGCCAGGCGCGGACGCCGGTCGGCGCGGTGTCCCCGGCGTGCGGCGACCGGTGCTCCGTGGGGGCCTCGGGGCGGGTGTCGAGGCTCATACGACCCGCTCCATGTCGCGTGACTTTCCGTCGCGCACGACGATCTCGCGATCCGAGTAGGCGGCGACCCGCGTCTCGTGGGTGACCAGGACGACGGCGGCGTTCGTCGAGCGCGCGGCGTCGGTGAGCAGCTCCATCACGCGCTCGCCGTTGAGCGAGTCGAGCGCCCCGGTCGGCTCGTCGGCGAAGAGCACGCGCGGTCCGGTGGCGAGCGCGCGGGCCACGGCGACCCGCTGGCCCTGGCCGCCGGAGACCTCGCCGGGGCGCTTGGCGATGACGTCGTCGACCTCCAGGCGCTCCATCCAGGTACGGGCGGTGGCCTCGGCGTCCTTGCGCTTGGCGCCGTTGAGACGCAGCGGAAGGGCGACGTTCTCGACGCAGGTCAGCTCCGGCACCAACTGCCCGAACTGGAAGACGAAACCGAACTCGCTGCGGCGCAGCGCGCTCAGCGTGGCGTCCGGCAGACCGGTCAGCTCGCGGCCGTTGTACGTGATGGAGCCCGTGTCGGGCCTGACGATCCCCGCGAGGCAGTGCAGCAGGGTGGACTTGCCCGAGCCGGACGGGCCCATGACGGCCACGACCTCGCCGGGGTGGATGGAGAACTCGGCGTCGTCGAGCGCGTTCGTCGCGCCGTACGCCTTGCGAAGGCCGGTGGCCGTGAGGAGGGAACCTGCGGGGGTCATGCGGAGCGAACCTCCTGGGCGAGCTTGCCGAGGCGCGCGGCGGTCAGTTCGAGCCAGCGCAGATCGGCTTCGAGGTGGAACAGCGCGT
Proteins encoded in this region:
- a CDS encoding FtsX-like permease family protein — its product is MSLDTRPEAPTEHRSPHAGDTAPTGVRAWLRDLSMGIRFAVGGGREGWTRTILTAVGVGLGVALLLGAASVPNLLQNRDDRSYARTPYASMDMKPPKAGDSTVLVRDTGTQFHGRTASGMFLQADGDRPVLPPGLDTMPAPGEMVVSPALRDLLDDPANRLLKERFSDFRVVGTIGDAGLVSPLELYYYAGADKLTGSDGAHRLARFGQDNSMPLDPFLMALVVLICVVLLTPVAIFIGTAVRFGGDRRDRRLAALRLVGAGARTVRRIAAGEALFGALLGLAVGAVFFLLLRQLVGVVDLTNVSAFPSDMAPEPGLVALVAVAVPVCAVLVTLISLRSVAIEPLGVVRGGKRRERRLWWRVLLPLAGIGILLSSGRVDRSIGSTVNVPAIAAGSALTLIGLSALLPWLVEAVVGRLRGGPVPWQLAIRRLQLTSGTAARAVSGITVAVAGAVALQMMFASMHDDFNQTTGQDTSRAQLTVHSVSGNGPLAQRMIDDFTGTEGVTKVIGTVQAYVTRPGKAKVNNITPTTQLTIGTCATLRELADIGSCKDGDTFVSHTKDRKMNRWVDTTARPGKPINIGEDPDFNKGAEPVLWTLPKDTRTVKARPNPSGSKIDGVLATPSAVDIGKLSDATTTSWVKLDPDEPEAEEHVRNAAAHISPLLGVDSMKAVDRDKQYASIARGLQIGASVTMALIAASMLVSMIEQLRERKRLLAALTAFGTRRSSMAWPLLWQTAVPVVLGLALAVTGGLGLGVVMTRMISKEVTDWWSFLPLTGVGAGMVVAVTLLSLPPLRRMMRPDGLRTE
- a CDS encoding ABC transporter ATP-binding protein, producing MTPAGSLLTATGLRKAYGATNALDDAEFSIHPGEVVAVMGPSGSGKSTLLHCLAGIVRPDTGSITYNGRELTGLPDATLSALRRSEFGFVFQFGQLVPELTCVENVALPLRLNGAKRKDAEATARTWMERLEVDDVIAKRPGEVSGGQGQRVAVARALATGPRVLFADEPTGALDSLNGERVMELLTDAARSTNAAVVLVTHETRVAAYSDREIVVRDGKSRDMERVV